A single window of Anaerocolumna chitinilytica DNA harbors:
- a CDS encoding sensor histidine kinase, producing the protein MSIKLKIPLIMLAALLLNIVILLCYFVFYLSVRVDTYQVKMQQTVSEVAQEIAAAIDGESLDLASEYLSLYKNPKKLAFVLTDTQTGEETNWNMGKAESIGFTQTSLLTLSGHSYVLLVKKQVELFNFRTHGVFQELLYFEFAVLLVIFLLLGVIIHFRYVSSLLKLNGAMHLYKDKKQVLQETDRKDEIGKLQTSFAALSRSLEAEKQVQNRIISSISHDIKTPLTSVLGYSERLLKKELSPQKQQQYTQTIYMQARDIEAIVEEFDDYLSLSAPRKEQLQKYKVSYICTMLEDEYRLRLEEQGIVFTLWNQCSDNTEIYTDLLKLRRVFANIIGNSIRHARVTGLQIQVSFISSADKLFITMSDNGNGISETDLPYIFEPFYTSDQSRRISGLGLSICKQIVEGNGGSISAENLPEGGLLIRFTLPLLPIPSRI; encoded by the coding sequence ATGAGTATTAAATTGAAGATACCGCTAATCATGCTGGCAGCATTACTTCTGAATATTGTTATATTGCTATGTTATTTTGTATTTTATCTCTCAGTACGAGTGGATACCTATCAAGTGAAAATGCAGCAGACTGTATCGGAAGTAGCCCAGGAAATTGCTGCTGCGATTGATGGGGAGAGCTTAGACCTTGCGTCAGAATATCTGTCCCTCTATAAGAACCCCAAAAAGCTTGCCTTTGTATTGACCGACACGCAAACGGGAGAAGAAACTAACTGGAATATGGGCAAAGCTGAATCCATCGGCTTCACACAGACGAGTTTACTTACTCTGTCCGGCCATTCCTACGTGCTCCTGGTAAAAAAGCAGGTAGAACTGTTTAATTTTAGGACACACGGTGTATTTCAGGAACTGCTTTATTTTGAATTCGCCGTCCTCCTTGTTATTTTTTTGTTGTTAGGTGTAATCATTCACTTCCGGTATGTATCTTCTCTATTGAAGCTGAATGGAGCTATGCACTTGTATAAAGATAAAAAGCAGGTATTGCAGGAAACAGACCGCAAGGATGAAATCGGCAAACTGCAAACGAGCTTTGCAGCGTTATCAAGATCCCTTGAAGCAGAAAAACAGGTACAAAACCGTATTATATCCTCTATTTCTCATGATATCAAGACACCGTTAACCTCAGTACTCGGGTACAGTGAAAGGCTTCTAAAAAAAGAACTTAGCCCGCAAAAACAACAGCAATATACCCAAACTATCTATATGCAGGCACGGGATATAGAGGCCATCGTCGAGGAATTTGACGATTACCTGAGCCTGTCGGCTCCCCGGAAAGAACAGCTGCAAAAATATAAAGTTTCCTATATTTGCACCATGTTGGAGGACGAATACCGGCTCCGCCTTGAAGAGCAGGGAATCGTGTTTACACTTTGGAATCAATGCAGTGACAATACGGAAATATATACCGACCTATTAAAGCTGCGAAGGGTTTTTGCCAATATCATCGGAAATAGTATCCGTCATGCCAGAGTGACAGGCTTGCAGATTCAGGTAAGTTTTATAAGTTCGGCTGATAAGCTTTTCATTACCATGTCGGATAACGGAAACGGTATCTCCGAAACCGATCTGCCATATATCTTCGAGCCGTTCTACACCTCTGATCAAAGCCGGCGAATCTCCGGCCTAGGGCTTTCCATCTGCAAACAGATTGTAGAAGGGAATGGTGGCTCAATTTCAGCTGAAAATCTACCTGAGGGCGGGCTGTTGATCCGGTTTACCCTTCCTCTTCTGCCAATACCTTCACGGATTTAA
- a CDS encoding SMI1/KNR4 family protein has product MAEYQKVSDYNTLLKEAAKDIVQFSENKINAIRGVQRMLVCQDNKIYPWQKRVGNHRGEMKFHLTNYTVYLGVNQTHESMFIDIEDTPGNWINEYHICGIRPIRMMKEPEKVYSVWKYDWDSGNFIEGSEYLAEIYFSTDDVEEVGEEQFFREVRQLRAEKGLLELWNSREETLPSPRIMEAVNRIAQIDWKKTYSKKFSQIKLFHEFGVRISHYMKEYNGHKPEELIAMLEGRTGGSNALLGYTHRVLSAITNPSNQMVCRWYLEWIVFCELENREEKLSENPFEPLIYLFERGANFEQQDALLLHFYERRMLHIDIPIHWKQQSVRSLNYDLLEQWDNNPNQITMEGSELEYTDIKHAEERIGRSIPTDYVEFLMLYNGGHPERCDFYNPYRDRFDSVELFYGMKDDGMCDLIWVCREYRSRIPKELLPIANVGGCQICICTVGENSGKIFLWDSEEEVPEEEPGYENIYFLAASLITFLDELK; this is encoded by the coding sequence ATGGCAGAGTATCAAAAGGTCTCTGATTACAATACGCTACTAAAAGAAGCAGCCAAAGATATAGTACAGTTTTCAGAGAATAAAATCAACGCAATCAGGGGTGTACAAAGAATGCTTGTTTGCCAGGATAACAAGATATACCCTTGGCAAAAGCGAGTGGGCAATCATCGCGGCGAAATGAAATTCCATTTGACAAATTATACGGTATATTTGGGAGTGAACCAAACTCATGAATCCATGTTTATTGATATAGAAGACACACCCGGCAACTGGATCAATGAATATCACATATGTGGAATCAGGCCCATACGGATGATGAAGGAACCTGAGAAGGTTTATTCTGTTTGGAAATATGACTGGGATTCAGGCAATTTTATTGAAGGAAGTGAATACTTAGCGGAGATATATTTTAGTACCGATGATGTGGAAGAAGTAGGGGAGGAACAGTTTTTTAGAGAGGTCAGGCAGCTGCGGGCAGAGAAAGGGCTATTAGAACTATGGAATAGCAGAGAGGAAACCTTACCTTCGCCGAGAATCATGGAAGCAGTGAACCGAATTGCACAGATTGACTGGAAGAAAACCTACTCGAAAAAATTCTCTCAGATAAAACTATTTCATGAGTTTGGGGTAAGAATAAGCCATTATATGAAAGAGTATAATGGGCATAAGCCGGAAGAGCTGATTGCAATGCTGGAGGGAAGAACAGGAGGTTCCAATGCTCTTTTGGGGTATACCCATAGGGTGTTATCCGCAATAACCAATCCATCCAACCAAATGGTTTGCCGCTGGTATCTGGAGTGGATTGTATTCTGTGAACTGGAAAATCGGGAAGAAAAACTTTCTGAAAATCCATTTGAACCTCTTATCTATCTATTTGAAAGGGGAGCTAATTTTGAGCAGCAGGATGCTTTGCTGCTGCATTTTTATGAGAGGCGGATGCTTCATATTGATATCCCCATACATTGGAAGCAGCAATCTGTACGGTCACTTAATTATGACCTGTTAGAACAATGGGATAACAACCCGAACCAAATCACAATGGAAGGGTCAGAACTAGAATATACGGATATAAAACATGCAGAGGAGAGAATAGGGCGAAGTATCCCAACTGATTACGTTGAATTTCTGATGCTATATAATGGTGGACATCCTGAACGCTGTGATTTTTATAATCCCTACAGAGATCGCTTTGACAGTGTAGAATTATTTTATGGAATGAAGGATGATGGTATGTGTGATTTGATTTGGGTATGCAGAGAATACCGTTCCCGTATACCAAAAGAGCTTTTGCCCATTGCTAACGTAGGTGGATGTCAGATTTGCATTTGTACTGTGGGAGAGAATTCAGGAAAGATATTTTTATGGGATAGTGAGGAGGAAGTACCGGAGGAGGAGCCCGGCTATGAGAACATATATTTTCTTGCAGCTTCCCTGATAACTTTTCTGGATGAGTTAAAATAG
- a CDS encoding response regulator transcription factor: MAHILIADDDAGISTLIADSLQDEGYTTITVPDGNAALLTAQSTDFDLILLDIMMPGMDGLEVCRKIRDKVSCPILFVTAKGRTLDTVLGLEIGADDYITKPFVVEELVAKVKAHLRREQRHAASGEHTISIGDLQIHPDSFEVVKGGVPFQLTTREFQLLVYLAEHSGKVLTKEQLFDAIWGMDYSDIGSVTVTIKNLRDKIDPDNRMIKTVWGVGYKLVRPGVFP, from the coding sequence ATGGCTCACATACTAATTGCCGATGATGATGCGGGCATCTCGACTCTGATTGCGGACAGTCTGCAAGATGAGGGTTATACGACTATTACAGTTCCGGACGGTAATGCAGCCCTTCTGACCGCCCAATCCACTGATTTTGATCTGATTCTACTGGACATTATGATGCCCGGAATGGATGGTCTAGAAGTCTGCCGAAAAATACGTGATAAGGTTTCCTGCCCCATTCTTTTTGTTACAGCCAAAGGACGCACCCTTGACACTGTACTGGGTCTGGAGATCGGAGCAGATGACTATATCACCAAGCCCTTTGTAGTGGAGGAGTTGGTTGCAAAAGTAAAGGCACATCTGCGCAGAGAACAGCGGCATGCAGCTTCCGGGGAGCATACCATTTCCATCGGAGACCTGCAGATTCACCCGGACAGCTTTGAGGTAGTAAAGGGTGGTGTACCTTTTCAGCTTACCACCAGGGAATTTCAGCTTCTTGTCTACCTGGCGGAACATTCCGGTAAGGTATTGACCAAAGAACAGCTTTTTGATGCTATCTGGGGAATGGACTATTCAGATATCGGCAGTGTGACTGTCACTATTAAAAACTTAAGGGATAAGATTGATCCGGACAACCGCATGATTAAGACAGTGTGGGGTGTCGGATATAAACTGGTACGCCCGGGGGTGTTTCCATGA
- a CDS encoding TMEM175 family protein, producing the protein MEIKHDIFPSERIIAYSDAIFAIALTLLMLEIKIPESGPTEKNDLFRSLLLNWPSYISFLISFLIISVIWFNHHTMFHYIRYVNHPLMLINTLLMLNVVVIPFCAALLGRYAAEGNRNSMIASLVYGSWITLGGIPFNWLWGYALKHDNLLAEGIMKKELFNIKRHFIRGPFLYLQCTLLALINSWASICGFTVLIILYFLPASLWAKKGCIT; encoded by the coding sequence ATGGAAATAAAACACGATATATTTCCTTCTGAACGAATCATTGCCTATAGTGATGCCATCTTTGCGATTGCATTAACTCTGCTGATGTTGGAGATTAAGATTCCAGAGAGCGGGCCTACAGAGAAAAATGATTTGTTTCGCTCATTACTGCTAAACTGGCCGTCTTATATCAGCTTTTTAATCAGCTTTTTAATTATTTCTGTTATCTGGTTTAATCATCATACAATGTTTCATTACATTCGGTACGTGAACCATCCATTGATGCTGATTAATACCTTATTAATGCTTAATGTTGTTGTAATTCCCTTCTGTGCTGCATTATTGGGAAGATATGCGGCAGAGGGTAATCGAAATTCAATGATTGCTTCACTTGTTTATGGAAGCTGGATTACACTGGGTGGGATACCCTTTAACTGGCTATGGGGGTACGCCTTAAAGCATGATAATTTGTTGGCAGAGGGCATTATGAAAAAGGAGTTGTTCAATATAAAGCGCCATTTCATACGCGGTCCATTCTTGTATCTGCAGTGTACCCTGCTTGCACTTATAAATTCCTGGGCAAGCATCTGTGGTTTTACAGTACTGATTATTTTATATTTTTTGCCAGCTTCTCTATGGGCTAAAAAAGGATGCATTACATAG